DNA from Myxococcus guangdongensis:
CCTTGGGATTGCCCAGCGCGTTCACCATCCACTTGTCGCGCGAATCATTCCAGGGGTCGTGCCCCGCCGGAGGACTGTCGCGCGACGGGAAGCGGCAGGTGCGCTTGGGCAACCACCAGTTGGTGGGGAAGAGCTTCTTGGCGAGCTGCTCGTGCTGCTCGGTGATGGCGTACCGGGTGAGGTACTCGAACTCCCCTCGGCCGATGGCGTCCTTCCAGGCGGGATTGCGCGGCTCGTAGGGGACCTTGTCGGTGAAGTCCTCGGCAATCCATTGCACGTCCGCGGGGTCCGTACACGCGCCCGCCACGACGTTGTCCGCCTCGCGCAGACGTGCCTTCCGGGCCGCGGCCTGCTCGGCGGGGGCCAGGAGCTTGTCAGCGGGCCACTCGAGCGCCGCGATGTAGCGCGCCACCAACAGCGAGGCCCGGCAATCCTTGCCCGGCACGTTGGTGGGCATGTGGATGACGCGTGCGTCCGTGTCCCGGGCCACGCGCTGGTAGAGCGTGCTGGAGGGCGTTCGCAGCAGCAGGTCCTGCGAGAAGTTCTTCACCTCGCAGTCCACGTAGACACGCTGGCCGTTGCTCTCCTTCACGCCGCAGGGCTTCCAGCCGAAGAGGATTCCCGTGGCGGAGAAGTCCAGCGAGGCGATGGCGGGGTTGCTCTGCACCGCGAAGCCGTTGGGGTTGTGGCACTGGGCGCAATTGCCGATGAAGTAGCCCTGGAGCTCCAACGTGGCCTTGTGGGCCTCCGGTGAGGGAGCCTCCCCCTGCACGGACTCGGCGATGCGCTCGAGCCGGGGCAGGTAGTCCTCCGTCTCGCTCAACTGCCGGAAGCCAGGCACGCCGGTGATGACGCCGTAGCGCACCAGCCGGTCCATCTGGTTCAGCTCGTCCTCGTCGATGAGGGCCTTCGGGTCCACCCCGGCCTCGCCAGGGGACCGGCGATTGAGCTGCAGCGGGGTGAAGCCCAGGATGAAGTTCTGCGCCTCGGAGCCGGTGTGGCACTGGATGCACCGGTGGGCCCCGGGAATCGCGTAGTTGCGCGTGGCGCCGCTGATTTCATGCGCCTTGTAGACGAGCACGCGGTCGGAGAAGGGCTCGTTGTCGCGGTAGCGCAGGTCATGCAGCTCCGCCACCGTCTCGTCCTCGTTCCAGAGGTAGGTCCCGAAGAGGGATTGGTTCCAGGGTTCGCGGACGATGATGAGCCGCGTCTCCATCTTCCGGTAGAAGCGCTTGCCCTGTCGGTCCGACACGGACTTGAAGAACGTCTTGTAGAAGCGCGTGTTGGGCGGGATGTGGAACTTCTGCGTCGCCTCGTCGTACCGGATGGACTGTCCCTGCGGGACGTGGACCAGCCGCAGCTTCTTGGCGTTGTCGGAGAAGAGCGGGTAGGCGGGTGAGAAGGCCACGGTGCCGTGGTCGGCCAGCTTGTCCGCGTCGAACGTCATGATGTCCGTGTCGGTCTCCGACAGGAAGCGAGGCAGCTTCGTGAGCCCCGCGAAGAAGGTGTCCTTCTCCGGGTCGCTCCCCAACGGATAGCCCTTGGCGACCTGGGGGACGCAGTGGCCCAGGTCGCTCATCGAATCCCCCACCTCCCGCGCCACCGTGACGCCGCCCTCTGAGGTGGCCTCGCACACGACGGGGAACGTGCCGGTCGGCGCGCCCCGGGCGAGCCAGGCATTGAGCGCACAGGACAGCTCCACCGCATCCTTGAGCTGCAGGGGCGTGGGTCTGGGTGGCATCTCTCCTTGAGAGGCTTTCAGGGCCATCCGTGCGCCGTCGCGCTTGAGCCCCTCCAGGTCCGCCGTGTACTGGAAACCACCCTGGACGTTGGGTGGGAGGTGGCAGGAGCCACACTGCGTCCCCACCCGCGCCAGCAGGTTGTCGAAGCTCTCCGTCACCGGCTCCCGCGTGGCGGCCCGCCGCAGGGGTATCTTCTCGCCGGAGCGCACCGGATCGCAGGCCCGCTTGAAGGCAGGCACCTCCACGGGCACCTCCACCACGTCGCCCCGTTCGGACGTACATGCCAGCAGTGCCGGGAAGAACAACAGACACACCCGTAGCACGCGGTCTGGGGCAGGCCCCATCCGAGTCATCCCCATGTCGATGTCCCTCCCGCATCCACTTGGGATGCACCGTGGTCGCCCCCGGCCTCCCGAGTCATGTCAGACACGGGTGACCTGCCAGGATGGGGCGCACCCTAGCCGTGCGTTCCGACAGGGAATGACAAGTCCTTGCAACAAAATCAGACACCACCCCGCACACCCAGGACAGACTCCTCCATGCCAATGAAAAACAACGGACCATGACGCGTCGCGACTGTCTTTCCAGTCTCACGAACGCGTCACGGTCCGGCTCCCCCCATGCAACAGGTCCCGGAATCGTCACGCCCCCAGGGCGAAGGCGTGACGAGGACTTCAGGGAACGGCGATGGCCCGCAGCTTCCCGAGCTTGTGGCTGCCGCGCTCGGTGAACCAGACATGCGCATCCAGGCACCAGTTGCCGGGGGGCGCGATGACGATGCCAGACGGGCGGCTGTTGGCCGTGGGCAGGGCGAACTCGGTGATGGCGCCCGAATGGGTGATGCGGCCGATGCGATTGCCGGCGAGCTGGGTGAACCAGAGCTGGCCATCCGGCCCCAGGGCGATGGCGTTCGGCTGGCTCGCGGCGGTGGGCAGCGGGAACTCCGTCACCACGCCGTCCGGGGTGATGCGGCCAATCTGGTTGGCGGCCTGCTGGGTGAACCAGAGGTTCCCATCCAGCCCCGCGACGATGGAGGACGGTGAGGAGCGCTCGGTGGGCAGGGCGAACTCGCGGATGACGCCCTCGAAGGAGATGGAGCCGACCTTGTTCGCCGCCTGCTCGACGAACCACAGGTTCCCGTCGAAACCCTGGGTGATGGCGCGGGGCTGCGCGGCGGCCGTGGGGAGGGCGAACTCGGTGATTTCACCCGAGGGGGTGATGCGTCCGATGCGGTTGCCAGTGAGCTGGGTGAACCAGACATTGCCATCCAGGCCCGCCGCGATGCCCGCGGGGCTGGAGCCCCGGTTGGGCAGCGCGAACTCCGTCACCACGCCGGCCGGCGTGATGCGGCCCATCTGGTTGGCGGCCAGCTCCGTGAACCAGAGGTTCCCATCGAAGCTGGAGGCAATCTGCTGCACGCCCGCGCTCGCCGTGGGCAGCGCGAACTCGGAGAGGGCGCCAGCACGGGTGGCGCGGCCAATCTTCCCGGAGCCGGCCTGCGTGTACCAGAGCGCCAGGTCGGGCCCCAGGGTGATGCTGAGCGGACCCGAGCCGGCGGGCAGGGAAATCTCCCCAACGTCTCCCACGGCGCCGCGGGAATCGCGGCACACCCAGGGGGCGGCGTGCAGGTCGGACGCCAGGGCGGGAGCGCCGATGGAGAGCAGCAACAACGAGGAGCGGAACAGGACACGGAGATGGGTGCGCATGCTGGGTGGGGCTTTCGTCTGACGCAGGTGGGCGCGGAGGGTTCTCCTCCACGAGGGACGGGCCGGAGGAGCTGACGGCGCCCCTCCGGCCCAAGACATTCATTGATGACGGCTGAAGCGTGACGTCACATCACAGGCCGGAGCAGAGCCCCGCGCCGCGGCCCAGACCGTCGCCACCGCAGTCCAGCGGCGCGGCGTCGCTGCAGGCGATGAAGCCCTGCTGCTTGAGGATCTCCTCGAAGTCGCCCGTGTTGGAGACGTAGATCCACTCGTAGAGGGTGGCCTCGTCGAAGGACTGCGCGCGGTTGACGTTCTCGTTCAGGAAGATGCGGCGGGAGAGCGGATAGGCATCCGTCGAGCCGGCCTGGATGAGCTTGCGCACGTTCGCGGCGGTGGGCGCGATGAAGGTGCTGGTCGTGGGGGTGATGGGGGACACGGCCATCAGCGGAACCGCGGCATTGCCCGGCCGCTTGG
Protein-coding regions in this window:
- a CDS encoding Vgb family protein, whose product is MRTHLRVLFRSSLLLLSIGAPALASDLHAAPWVCRDSRGAVGDVGEISLPAGSGPLSITLGPDLALWYTQAGSGKIGRATRAGALSEFALPTASAGVQQIASSFDGNLWFTELAANQMGRITPAGVVTEFALPNRGSSPAGIAAGLDGNVWFTQLTGNRIGRITPSGEITEFALPTAAAQPRAITQGFDGNLWFVEQAANKVGSISFEGVIREFALPTERSSPSSIVAGLDGNLWFTQQAANQIGRITPDGVVTEFPLPTAASQPNAIALGPDGQLWFTQLAGNRIGRITHSGAITEFALPTANSRPSGIVIAPPGNWCLDAHVWFTERGSHKLGKLRAIAVP